The Helianthus annuus cultivar XRQ/B chromosome 16, HanXRQr2.0-SUNRISE, whole genome shotgun sequence genome includes a window with the following:
- the LOC110916078 gene encoding staphylococcal-like nuclease CAN1, which yields MEVLARKCQIRLRGLRAPKIGTEYGIEARDELAKMVDGKCLTIVVYNLDDEKRCVGDVYSIDNSLKDILLRKGDELPWRWEAD from the exons ATGGAAGTTCTGGCCAGAAAGTGCCAGATCAGGCTAAG GGGATTGCGTGCACCCAAAATTGGAACGGAGTATGGGATTGAGGCTAGGGATGAGCTCGCAAAGATGGTCGATGGCAAGTGTTTGACGATTGTAGTCTACAATTTAGATGATGAAAAGCGTTGTGTTGGAGACGTTTACTCCATCGACAACTCTCTAAAG GACATATTGTTGAGGAAAGGAGATGAATTGCCTTGGAGG TGGGAGGCAGATTAG